A single genomic interval of Streptomyces sp. BA2 harbors:
- the helR gene encoding RNA polymerase recycling motor ATPase HelR produces the protein MPALLSAFDLPARLAPKSDPTLIARDEKHFAAVAQSLEQTIAEVSDRLDAQRKAPGGIGREAMDRDLEIHRLTGRLRALNRFGLDLCLGHIVTADDPEPVYIGRLGLTDSEGRRLLLDWRAPAAEPFFAATHADPMGLASRRRYRWTDGRISDYWDEVFTADGLEGHAALDDQSAFIASLGGNRSSRMRDVLATIQSDQDAIIRAGSRGALVVDGGPGTGKTVVALHRSAYLLYSDPRLGHSRGGVLFVGPHRPYLNYVSDVLPSLGEEGVQTCIVQDLVTEGATARAETDPEVARLKSSADMVKAIEKAVRFYEEPPTKGMSVSTDWADVWVSADDWAEAFDAAGRGTPHNEAREQVWEELVAILLDKLDGDVPGELFEKSLRHDEELVTTLHQAWPLLEAADLVGDLWSNSAYLRMCAPWLDRDEVRTLLRKEAPQAWTLSDLPLLDAARQRLGDPEAARQKRRHEAILAAQREQMAQVVDNLIDAAAASGADGDDGEGLVTMLRGQDAQVSLVDESELPPADPDRLAGPFAHVVVDEAQELTDAEWQMLLLRCPSRSFTIVGDRAQARHGFTESWQERLERIGLDRIEVASLSVNYRTPEEVMTEAEPVIRAALPDANVPTSIRSSGVPVVHGSVTELDSVLGEWLAANADGIACVIGDPAFRATSRVRSLTPELSKGLEFDLVVLIDPDNFGEGIEGAVDRYVAMTRATQQLVVLTS, from the coding sequence GAGGTGTCCGACCGCCTCGACGCCCAGCGCAAGGCGCCCGGCGGCATCGGCCGTGAGGCGATGGACCGGGACCTGGAGATCCACCGCCTGACCGGTCGCCTGCGTGCCCTGAACCGCTTCGGCCTCGACCTGTGCCTCGGGCACATCGTCACCGCGGACGACCCCGAGCCCGTATACATCGGCAGGCTCGGCCTCACCGACAGCGAGGGGCGCCGGCTGCTGCTCGACTGGCGCGCCCCCGCGGCCGAGCCCTTCTTCGCGGCGACCCACGCCGACCCGATGGGCCTGGCGAGCCGCCGCAGATACCGCTGGACCGACGGCCGGATCAGCGACTACTGGGACGAGGTGTTCACCGCCGACGGGCTCGAAGGGCACGCGGCGCTCGACGACCAGTCCGCTTTCATCGCCAGCCTGGGCGGCAACCGCTCGTCCCGGATGCGCGACGTGCTCGCCACTATCCAGTCCGACCAGGACGCCATCATCCGGGCGGGCTCCCGCGGTGCTCTCGTCGTCGACGGCGGCCCGGGCACGGGCAAGACGGTCGTCGCCCTGCACCGCTCGGCCTATCTCCTCTACTCCGACCCCCGTCTCGGGCACAGCCGGGGCGGCGTGCTGTTCGTCGGCCCGCACCGGCCCTACCTGAACTACGTCTCCGACGTCCTGCCCAGCCTCGGCGAGGAGGGCGTGCAGACCTGCATCGTGCAGGACCTCGTCACCGAAGGGGCCACGGCGCGGGCCGAGACCGATCCGGAGGTGGCCCGCCTGAAGTCGTCCGCCGACATGGTGAAGGCGATCGAGAAGGCCGTCAGGTTCTACGAGGAGCCGCCCACCAAGGGCATGTCGGTCTCGACCGACTGGGCCGATGTCTGGGTGAGCGCCGACGACTGGGCCGAGGCGTTCGACGCGGCGGGACGCGGCACTCCGCACAACGAGGCGCGCGAGCAGGTCTGGGAGGAGCTCGTCGCGATCCTCCTCGACAAGCTCGACGGCGACGTCCCCGGCGAGCTCTTCGAGAAGTCGCTGCGGCACGACGAGGAGCTGGTCACCACCCTGCACCAGGCGTGGCCGCTGCTCGAAGCGGCGGACCTCGTCGGAGACCTGTGGTCGAACTCCGCCTATCTGCGGATGTGCGCGCCCTGGCTCGACCGGGACGAGGTGCGCACCCTGCTCCGCAAGGAGGCGCCCCAGGCCTGGACGCTGTCCGACCTGCCGCTCCTGGACGCGGCACGCCAGCGGCTCGGCGACCCGGAGGCGGCCCGGCAAAAGCGCCGGCACGAGGCCATCCTCGCCGCCCAGCGCGAGCAGATGGCGCAGGTCGTCGACAACCTCATCGACGCCGCAGCCGCCTCAGGCGCCGACGGTGACGACGGCGAAGGCCTGGTGACGATGTTGCGCGGCCAGGACGCCCAGGTCAGCCTGGTCGACGAGTCCGAACTGCCCCCTGCCGACCCGGACCGGCTCGCGGGACCGTTCGCGCACGTCGTCGTGGACGAGGCGCAGGAGCTGACCGACGCGGAGTGGCAGATGCTGCTGCTGCGCTGCCCGTCGCGCAGCTTCACCATCGTCGGCGACCGCGCGCAGGCCAGGCACGGGTTCACCGAGTCGTGGCAGGAACGCCTTGAGCGGATCGGGCTCGACCGGATCGAGGTGGCCTCCCTGAGCGTCAACTACCGGACGCCGGAAGAGGTCATGACGGAGGCCGAGCCGGTCATCCGGGCCGCGCTCCCGGACGCCAACGTGCCGACCTCCATCCGCAGCAGCGGGGTACCCGTCGTGCACGGCTCCGTGACGGAACTCGACTCGGTCCTCGGCGAGTGGCTGGCCGCCAACGCCGACGGGATCGCCTGTGTCATCGGCGATCCCGCCTTCAGGGCGACGTCCCGTGTCCGGTCACTGACCCCGGAGCTTTCGAAGGGACTCGAGTTCGACCTGGTCGTCCTCATCGACCCGGACAACTTCGGCGAGGGGATCGAGGGAGCGGTCGACCGCTATGTGGCCATGACCCGGGCGACCCAGCAGCTCGTCGTCCTCACGAGCTGA
- the mgtA gene encoding magnesium-translocating P-type ATPase, protein MNKLIPQVRPATPGENPVNNRERKAAELDARTREVGVRLVELSAKPARDVLRELGTGTRGLRQDQVLERLERHGENVVAQERPPHWTAQLAKSFRNPFIGVLVVLAAVMYWQDPADPGVWILTSMVLISGLLRFWQEFRSTRSAQALKALVTTSCAVQRRWSEQPGTEEIPMEQVVPGDLVKLAAGDMVPADLRLLSAKDLMVSQAALSGESLPAAKADTCAPDLGQRTTADPVEADNLCLMGTSVTSGTATGVAVATGADTYFGSMAGVLAGDRPQTAFDLGVGRVSFLLIRFMLVMVPIVFAINGFTKGDWDQALLFSISVAVGLTPEMLPMVVSANLARGAVAMSKHKVVVKQLGAIQNLGAMDVLCTDKTGTLTEDRIVLDRYLDARGREDREVLEYAYLNAHFQTGLRNLMDQAVVDRIDEAEEVVVDRLFTMVDEIPFDFARRRMSVVLRREELSGPAAEHTIVTKGAAEEVVERCAHVMDRGERVELTAQLRAHVTHISERHNREGLRILAVATRTVPADRDTYTVADESDLTLVGFLAFLDPPKQDAADALRALAGNGVAVKVVTGDNELVAARVCADVGLDVSELITGATVDLVDDAELRRLARTTTVFARVNPVQKARIVRALKADGHTVGFLGDGINDAAALREADVGVSVDTAVDIAKESADIILLEKDLMVLEQGVLMGRQTFGNTIKYIKMTASSNFGNVFSVLVASAFLPFQPMLAIHLLVQNLCYDISQLSIPWDRMDKEYLREPRAWDAKGIGRFMIRVGPISSVFDITTFLVMWYVFQANSPAQQTLFQTGWFVEGLLSQTLIVHMIRTRRIPFIQSRASLPVLLMTGAVMAFGLWLPFSPLAPALSMEPLPMSYFPWLIGTLLAYCTLTQVVKGRYIRRYGSWL, encoded by the coding sequence ATGAACAAGCTGATTCCCCAGGTACGCCCGGCGACGCCGGGCGAGAACCCCGTGAACAACCGCGAGCGCAAGGCCGCCGAGCTGGACGCCCGGACCCGCGAAGTCGGCGTACGGCTCGTCGAGTTGAGCGCGAAGCCCGCCCGCGACGTCCTGCGGGAGCTCGGCACGGGCACCCGCGGACTGCGCCAGGACCAGGTCCTGGAACGCCTGGAGCGGCACGGCGAGAACGTCGTCGCCCAGGAGCGCCCACCGCACTGGACGGCGCAGCTCGCCAAGTCCTTCCGCAACCCCTTCATCGGCGTGCTGGTCGTGCTCGCGGCGGTCATGTACTGGCAGGACCCGGCCGACCCCGGCGTCTGGATCCTCACCTCGATGGTGCTGATCAGCGGCCTTCTGCGGTTCTGGCAGGAGTTCCGCTCGACCCGGTCGGCCCAGGCGCTGAAAGCGCTGGTCACCACCTCCTGCGCGGTCCAGCGCCGGTGGAGCGAGCAGCCCGGCACCGAAGAGATCCCGATGGAGCAGGTCGTCCCCGGCGACCTCGTGAAACTCGCGGCGGGCGACATGGTCCCGGCCGATCTGCGGCTGCTCTCCGCCAAGGACCTGATGGTCAGCCAGGCGGCCTTGTCGGGCGAGTCGCTGCCGGCGGCCAAGGCGGACACGTGCGCCCCCGACCTCGGCCAGCGCACGACCGCCGACCCGGTCGAGGCCGACAACCTCTGCCTGATGGGTACGTCGGTGACCTCGGGCACGGCGACCGGCGTGGCCGTCGCCACGGGCGCGGACACCTACTTCGGCTCGATGGCGGGTGTCCTGGCCGGCGACCGTCCGCAGACCGCCTTCGACCTCGGCGTGGGGCGGGTCAGCTTCCTGCTCATCCGCTTCATGCTGGTGATGGTCCCGATCGTCTTCGCGATCAACGGCTTCACCAAGGGCGACTGGGACCAGGCGCTGCTGTTCTCGATCTCGGTGGCGGTCGGGCTCACCCCCGAGATGCTGCCGATGGTCGTCTCGGCGAACCTGGCGCGCGGCGCGGTTGCGATGTCGAAGCACAAGGTCGTGGTCAAGCAGCTGGGCGCGATCCAGAACCTGGGCGCGATGGACGTGCTGTGCACCGACAAGACGGGGACGCTCACCGAGGACCGCATCGTCCTCGACCGCTACCTCGACGCCCGCGGTCGCGAGGACCGCGAAGTACTCGAATACGCCTACCTCAACGCGCACTTCCAGACGGGCCTTCGCAACCTCATGGATCAGGCGGTCGTCGACCGCATCGACGAGGCCGAGGAGGTTGTCGTCGACCGGCTCTTCACGATGGTCGACGAGATCCCCTTCGACTTCGCCCGACGGCGGATGTCCGTCGTGCTGCGCCGCGAGGAACTGTCGGGACCGGCCGCCGAGCACACGATCGTCACCAAAGGCGCGGCGGAGGAGGTCGTCGAGCGGTGCGCTCACGTCATGGACCGCGGCGAGCGCGTCGAACTCACCGCCCAACTGCGCGCCCACGTCACGCACATCAGCGAGCGCCACAACCGCGAGGGCCTGCGCATCCTCGCGGTAGCGACGCGCACGGTGCCCGCCGACCGCGACACCTACACGGTGGCGGACGAGTCGGACCTGACTCTCGTCGGGTTCCTGGCGTTCCTCGACCCTCCGAAGCAGGACGCCGCCGATGCCCTGCGCGCGCTCGCCGGCAACGGCGTCGCGGTCAAGGTCGTCACCGGCGACAACGAACTGGTCGCGGCGCGGGTCTGCGCCGATGTCGGCCTCGACGTCAGCGAGTTGATCACGGGCGCCACGGTGGACCTGGTCGACGACGCGGAGCTGCGCCGTCTCGCCCGTACGACCACGGTGTTCGCGCGGGTCAACCCGGTCCAGAAGGCACGGATCGTACGGGCCCTGAAGGCCGACGGGCACACGGTCGGGTTCCTCGGGGACGGCATCAACGACGCGGCGGCGCTGCGCGAGGCGGATGTGGGTGTCTCGGTCGACACGGCCGTCGACATCGCCAAGGAGTCCGCGGACATCATCCTCCTGGAGAAGGACCTGATGGTCCTGGAACAGGGCGTGTTGATGGGCCGTCAGACCTTCGGCAACACCATCAAGTACATCAAGATGACGGCGTCGTCGAACTTCGGGAACGTCTTCTCTGTCCTGGTCGCTTCGGCGTTCCTCCCCTTCCAGCCGATGCTCGCCATCCACCTCCTGGTGCAGAACCTCTGCTACGACATCAGCCAGCTGTCGATCCCCTGGGACCGGATGGACAAGGAGTACCTGCGCGAGCCGCGCGCGTGGGACGCGAAGGGCATCGGCCGGTTCATGATCCGGGTCGGTCCGATCAGCTCGGTCTTCGACATCACCACGTTCCTGGTGATGTGGTACGTCTTCCAGGCGAACTCGCCCGCGCAGCAGACCCTCTTCCAGACGGGCTGGTTCGTGGAGGGTCTGCTGTCGCAGACGCTGATCGTTCACATGATCCGCACGCGCAGGATCCCGTTCATCCAGTCCCGCGCGTCACTGCCGGTGCTGCTCATGACGGGCGCGGTGATGGCCTTCGGCCTCTGGCTGCCGTTCTCGCCGCTGGCTCCGGCCCTGTCGATGGAGCCGCTGCCGATGAGCTACTTCCCGTGGCTGATCGGGACGCTGCTCGCGTACTGCACGCTCACCCAGGTGGTGAAGGGCCGGTACATCCGGCGGTACGGCAGCTGGCTCTGA
- a CDS encoding phosphocholine-specific phospholipase C: MPELNRRRFMQIAGGTAASAMLTESIARAVALPAQRRSGSIEDVEHVIVLMQENRSFDHYFGTMKGVRGFGDPRPVTLPSGKPVWNQSGGGKEVLPFHPDAEDLGMQFIAGLDHDWAGGHSAVGNGKYDNWIAAKSERTMAYLTRDDIPFHYALADAFTVCDDYHCSFIGATDPNRYYMLTGHVGNDGKGGGPILGNQEAGYDWTTYAERLEQAGVSWKVYQDIGDGLDAAGKWGWIDDAYRGNYGDNSLLYFNKYRNAKPGDPLYDKARTGTNVKAGDGYFDLLKADVKADKLPQVSYIAAPEAFTEHPNWPVNFGAWYIAQVLDALTSNPEVWAKTALFITYDENDGYFDHVVPPYVPKDANQGLSTVDTALDYFPGNAQYAAGHYGLGQRVPMVVVSPWSTGGFVNSEVFDHTSIIRFMEKRFGVREPNISPWRRAICGDLTSAFDFAGKDTDPAQLPDTDAYEPPDNERHPDYVPKAPAKGNLPKQESGSRPARPLPYAPLVDGAGAPADGKFTLTFSGGDAAGACFHVRSNNRTDGPWTYTTEAGKKISDTWNTAYSKGAYDLSVFGPNGFLRVFKGPGKTAGPEVTARHDKATGNLNLTLKNAGSADVNLSVSNGYGGAAQTFKVKAGSTVEHTVDLRASKRWYDVTVKSDADATFLRRYAGHVETGRAGVSDPAIVSA, translated from the coding sequence ATGCCAGAACTCAATCGGCGCCGGTTCATGCAGATCGCCGGCGGCACCGCAGCTTCCGCGATGCTCACCGAGAGCATCGCCCGCGCCGTCGCTCTGCCCGCCCAGCGCCGCTCCGGTTCCATCGAGGACGTCGAGCACGTCATCGTCCTGATGCAGGAGAACCGTTCCTTCGACCACTACTTCGGCACCATGAAGGGCGTACGCGGCTTCGGCGACCCGCGCCCGGTGACCCTGCCCAGCGGTAAACCCGTCTGGAACCAGTCCGGCGGCGGCAAGGAAGTGCTGCCCTTCCACCCGGACGCCGAGGACCTCGGCATGCAGTTCATCGCGGGCCTCGACCACGACTGGGCGGGCGGCCACAGCGCCGTCGGCAACGGCAAGTACGACAACTGGATCGCCGCCAAGTCCGAGCGGACGATGGCGTACCTGACGCGCGACGACATTCCGTTCCACTACGCCCTGGCCGACGCGTTCACCGTCTGCGACGACTACCACTGTTCGTTCATCGGGGCCACCGACCCCAACCGCTACTACATGCTGACGGGCCACGTCGGCAACGACGGCAAGGGCGGCGGCCCCATCCTCGGCAACCAGGAGGCGGGCTACGACTGGACGACGTACGCCGAGCGCCTGGAGCAGGCCGGGGTCTCCTGGAAGGTGTACCAGGACATCGGCGACGGCCTGGACGCGGCCGGAAAGTGGGGCTGGATAGACGATGCGTACCGCGGGAACTACGGCGACAACTCGCTGCTGTACTTCAACAAGTACCGCAACGCCAAGCCCGGCGACCCCCTCTACGACAAGGCGCGCACCGGCACGAACGTGAAGGCGGGCGACGGCTACTTCGACCTCCTGAAGGCCGACGTGAAGGCCGACAAGCTGCCGCAGGTCTCGTACATCGCCGCGCCCGAGGCCTTCACCGAGCACCCGAACTGGCCGGTGAACTTCGGCGCCTGGTACATCGCGCAGGTCCTGGACGCGCTCACCTCCAACCCCGAGGTGTGGGCGAAGACGGCCCTTTTCATCACGTACGACGAGAACGACGGCTACTTCGACCACGTCGTCCCGCCGTACGTCCCCAAGGACGCCAACCAGGGCCTGTCCACCGTCGACACGGCCCTCGACTACTTCCCCGGCAACGCGCAGTACGCCGCAGGACACTACGGCCTCGGCCAGCGCGTCCCGATGGTCGTCGTCTCGCCCTGGAGCACCGGCGGATTCGTGAACTCCGAGGTCTTCGACCACACGTCGATCATCCGGTTCATGGAGAAGCGCTTCGGCGTGCGCGAGCCGAACATCTCGCCGTGGCGGCGCGCCATCTGCGGTGATCTCACGTCAGCCTTCGACTTCGCGGGCAAGGACACCGACCCGGCGCAGCTGCCGGACACCGACGCCTATGAGCCGCCGGACAACGAGCGCCACCCCGACTACGTGCCCAAGGCGCCCGCGAAGGGGAACCTGCCCAAGCAGGAGTCCGGCTCCCGGCCCGCGCGCCCGCTGCCGTACGCGCCGCTGGTGGACGGAGCCGGTGCGCCCGCCGACGGCAAGTTCACGCTCACCTTCAGCGGCGGCGACGCGGCCGGTGCCTGCTTCCACGTCCGCTCCAACAACCGTACGGACGGCCCCTGGACGTACACCACGGAGGCAGGCAAGAAGATCTCCGACACCTGGAACACGGCGTACTCGAAGGGTGCGTACGACCTGTCGGTGTTCGGCCCGAACGGCTTCCTGCGCGTCTTCAAGGGGCCCGGCAAGACCGCGGGCCCGGAGGTGACCGCCCGCCACGACAAGGCGACCGGCAACCTCAACCTGACCCTGAAGAACGCGGGAAGCGCCGACGTGAACCTCAGCGTCTCCAACGGCTACGGCGGCGCGGCACAGACCTTCAAGGTGAAGGCGGGCAGCACCGTCGAGCACACCGTCGACCTGCGGGCGAGCAAGCGCTGGTACGACGTGACGGTGAAGTCCGACGCGGACGCCACCTTCCTGCGGCGCTACGCCGGGCACGTGGAGACCGGCCGGGCCGGGGTCAGCGACCCGGCGATCGTCTCCGCCTGA
- the valS gene encoding valine--tRNA ligase, with protein sequence MTSPHRTCADGVPDKPVLDGLEEKWSRRWDEAGVYAFDRSRTRDEIFSVDTPPPTVSGSLHVGHVFSYTHTDTVARYQRMRGKEVFYPMGWDDNGLPTERRVQIHFGVRCDPALPYDPSFRPPEKPGKEQLPVSRRNFIELCQQLTIEDEKAFEELWRQLGLSVDWSRTYRTIGTEARATAQLAFLNNLARGEAYITEAPTLWDITYRTAVAQAELEDRERPGAYHRLTFHGPDGRPVAIDTTRPELLPACVALVVHPDDERHKDLIGATVRTPLFGVGVPVVAHRAAVPDKGTGIAMICTFGDTADVTWWRELRLATRAVIGWDGRFLAQPPSGVESARAVAAYAQLAGATAHTARERVVELLRASGELEGEPRPVTHAVKFYEKGDRPLEIVTTRQWYLRNGGRDERLRDELLARGGELAWHPPHMRVRYENWVGGLNGDWLVSRQRFFGVPIPVWYPLDAHGEPDYAHPIVPDASALPVDPSAEAPPGYEDDRRGVPHGFTGDPDVMDTWATSSLTPQIAGGWRSDPDLFARVFPMDVRPQAHEIIRTWLFATVVRAHAEQGELPWRHAAISGWILDPHRKKMSKTKSNAVTPGDLLARHGSDAVRYWAASGRPGTDTAFDVGQMKVGRRLATKILNVGKFVLGLGAGDGPAAPVTDPLDRAVLAELAATVEEATAAFDDFDYARALERTERFFWSFCDDYVELVKARAYGDQGAGAGTESARVTLRAVLDALVRLFAPVLPFVTEEVWSWYAQGSVHRAAWPTPEVPAGADAQVLATASEVIAAIRRAKSEARLSMRAEVAGLVVTGPRVSLERFRAAEADVCAAGRVGAVELRESGARLETEVRVRAADPG encoded by the coding sequence ATGACATCCCCCCATCGCACATGCGCGGACGGCGTCCCCGACAAGCCTGTTCTCGACGGGCTCGAAGAGAAATGGTCGCGGCGATGGGACGAGGCGGGCGTATACGCCTTCGACCGCTCCAGGACGCGGGACGAGATCTTCTCCGTCGACACCCCGCCGCCCACGGTCAGCGGCTCCTTGCACGTCGGACACGTCTTCTCGTACACGCACACCGACACCGTCGCCCGCTATCAGCGCATGCGCGGCAAGGAAGTCTTCTATCCGATGGGCTGGGACGACAACGGCCTGCCGACGGAACGCCGCGTCCAGATCCACTTCGGGGTGCGGTGCGATCCCGCGCTGCCGTACGACCCGTCGTTCCGGCCGCCCGAGAAGCCGGGTAAGGAACAACTCCCCGTCTCCCGGCGGAACTTCATCGAACTGTGCCAGCAGCTCACCATCGAGGACGAGAAGGCCTTCGAAGAACTGTGGCGGCAGCTCGGCCTGTCCGTCGACTGGTCGCGTACGTACCGGACGATCGGCACCGAGGCGCGCGCCACCGCGCAGCTCGCGTTCCTCAACAACCTGGCGCGCGGCGAGGCGTACATCACCGAGGCGCCCACGCTGTGGGACATCACCTACCGCACGGCCGTCGCGCAGGCCGAACTGGAGGACAGGGAGCGGCCCGGCGCCTACCACCGGCTCACCTTCCACGGCCCGGACGGCCGGCCGGTCGCGATCGACACCACCCGGCCCGAACTGCTCCCGGCCTGCGTCGCCCTGGTCGTCCACCCTGATGACGAGCGCCACAAGGACCTGATCGGCGCGACGGTCCGCACCCCGCTCTTCGGCGTCGGTGTGCCGGTCGTGGCGCACCGCGCCGCTGTTCCGGACAAGGGCACGGGGATCGCGATGATCTGCACGTTCGGCGACACGGCCGACGTCACCTGGTGGCGTGAGCTGCGGCTCGCCACACGAGCGGTGATCGGCTGGGACGGCCGCTTCCTCGCCCAGCCGCCGAGCGGAGTCGAATCGGCACGAGCCGTCGCCGCGTACGCGCAATTGGCGGGCGCCACGGCGCACACCGCGCGGGAGCGTGTCGTGGAGCTGCTGCGGGCGAGCGGTGAACTGGAGGGCGAGCCGCGGCCCGTCACGCACGCCGTGAAGTTCTACGAGAAGGGCGACCGGCCCCTGGAGATCGTCACCACCCGGCAGTGGTACCTGCGCAACGGCGGCCGCGACGAGCGGCTGCGGGACGAACTCCTGGCACGCGGCGGTGAGTTGGCGTGGCATCCGCCGCACATGCGGGTGCGCTACGAGAACTGGGTCGGCGGCCTCAACGGCGACTGGCTGGTCAGCCGGCAGCGCTTCTTCGGCGTGCCGATCCCCGTCTGGTATCCGCTGGACGCCCACGGCGAGCCGGACTACGCCCACCCGATCGTCCCGGACGCCTCCGCCCTGCCCGTCGATCCGAGCGCGGAGGCGCCGCCCGGATACGAGGACGACCGGCGTGGCGTGCCGCACGGCTTCACCGGCGACCCGGACGTCATGGACACCTGGGCCACGTCCTCGCTCACCCCGCAGATCGCCGGCGGCTGGCGCTCGGACCCGGATCTGTTCGCGCGGGTCTTCCCCATGGACGTCCGGCCGCAGGCCCACGAGATCATCCGTACCTGGCTGTTCGCGACGGTGGTGCGCGCGCACGCCGAGCAGGGGGAGCTGCCCTGGCGTCATGCCGCGATCTCCGGCTGGATCCTCGACCCGCATCGCAAGAAGATGTCGAAGACCAAGTCGAACGCGGTCACGCCCGGGGACCTGCTCGCCCGGCACGGCTCCGACGCGGTCCGCTACTGGGCGGCGAGCGGGCGGCCCGGCACGGACACGGCGTTCGACGTCGGCCAGATGAAGGTCGGCCGCCGCCTGGCGACGAAGATCCTGAACGTCGGCAAGTTCGTCCTTGGCCTCGGGGCCGGGGACGGACCGGCGGCTCCGGTCACCGACCCGCTCGACCGGGCGGTGCTCGCCGAACTCGCCGCGACCGTCGAGGAGGCGACCGCGGCCTTCGACGACTTCGACTACGCGCGGGCGCTGGAGCGTACGGAACGGTTCTTCTGGAGCTTCTGCGACGACTACGTGGAGCTGGTGAAGGCGCGGGCGTACGGCGACCAAGGGGCGGGCGCGGGAACGGAGTCGGCGCGCGTGACGCTGCGGGCCGTGCTCGACGCGCTGGTCCGGCTGTTCGCGCCGGTCCTGCCGTTCGTGACGGAGGAGGTGTGGTCCTGGTACGCCCAGGGCTCCGTCCACCGCGCGGCGTGGCCCACTCCTGAGGTCCCTGCCGGAGCGGACGCGCAGGTCCTCGCGACGGCTTCGGAGGTCATCGCGGCGATCCGCAGGGCGAAGTCGGAGGCGCGGCTGTCCATGCGGGCGGAGGTCGCGGGCCTCGTGGTGACGGGGCCGCGGGTGAGCCTGGAGCGCTTCAGGGCCGCGGAGGCCGATGTGTGTGCCGCGGGGCGCGTCGGGGCGGTTGAGCTGAGGGAGAGCGGGGCCCGGCTGGAGACCGAGGTCCGCGTCCGGGCGGCCGACCCCGGCTGA
- a CDS encoding terpene synthase family protein, which yields MELRLSEVELPPLYCPLESSLHPHVRDIEKRAVEWIGTSGMCASEKEKAWVVATHSADFFARFAPVADDDRLLAAVLWVYWGFGFDDARCDSGPLSGRPAQFNALAGLVQRACETDSASADDRFIGALQDIMRRFRSFAPPTQVHRFVQAHRAWLSGVSWQIGNQALGRMPGLDEFLAMRLLSAGGFPTMALLELATGAEVPDRELHHPAVRALTEMAAMVASLDNDRHSLHKEMSHSQADQNIYTVLMAEREVPLQEAVHQANALRDRILRRFLQLHDRVRPAAGADLATYLQGLRYGVRGNNEWGMRVPRYLSLGHWPEKTEDANITWADEPSDHRPGPVENAPCVAWWWDRDLG from the coding sequence ATGGAATTGCGATTGTCCGAAGTGGAACTTCCGCCGCTCTACTGCCCGTTGGAATCCTCCCTGCACCCCCATGTCCGGGACATCGAAAAGCGAGCCGTGGAATGGATCGGGACCAGCGGTATGTGCGCGTCGGAAAAGGAGAAGGCGTGGGTCGTGGCGACCCACAGCGCTGACTTCTTCGCCCGTTTCGCTCCCGTGGCGGACGACGACCGGTTGCTGGCGGCCGTCCTGTGGGTCTACTGGGGCTTCGGGTTCGACGACGCGCGCTGTGACAGCGGACCGCTGAGCGGACGCCCCGCTCAGTTCAACGCCCTGGCGGGGTTGGTGCAGCGGGCATGCGAGACCGACTCGGCTTCGGCCGACGACCGGTTCATCGGAGCCCTGCAGGACATCATGCGTCGCTTCCGCTCCTTCGCCCCGCCCACGCAGGTGCACCGCTTCGTACAGGCACACCGGGCCTGGCTGTCGGGAGTGTCCTGGCAGATCGGCAACCAGGCGCTTGGCCGCATGCCGGGTCTCGACGAATTCCTCGCGATGCGGCTGTTGTCGGCGGGCGGTTTCCCCACGATGGCGCTGCTGGAACTGGCCACCGGAGCCGAGGTGCCCGACCGGGAGCTCCATCACCCGGCGGTGCGGGCGCTGACCGAGATGGCGGCCATGGTGGCCTCCCTCGACAACGACCGGCACTCGCTGCACAAGGAGATGAGCCACAGCCAGGCCGACCAGAACATCTACACCGTGCTCATGGCCGAGCGGGAAGTCCCGCTTCAGGAGGCCGTCCACCAGGCCAACGCGCTGCGCGATCGCATCCTGCGACGTTTCCTCCAGCTGCACGACCGCGTCAGGCCGGCCGCCGGGGCGGACCTCGCGACGTACCTGCAGGGTCTGCGGTACGGCGTGCGCGGAAACAACGAGTGGGGGATGCGCGTCCCCCGCTACCTCAGCCTCGGCCACTGGCCGGAGAAGACGGAGGACGCGAACATCACGTGGGCCGATGAACCGTCCGACCACCGTCCGGGACCGGTGGAGAACGCGCCCTGCGTCGCCTGGTGGTGGGACCGGGACCTCGGCTGA
- a CDS encoding CAP domain-containing protein, translated as MYVLALLLLCAPSARAEPRDPGPPPYPVAAGDPQDDMADEINQRRTEAGCPRIRLRHSLNRAAQGHSADMARHERLTHRGHDGSRPADRMRAAGYRPASSGEVLVVGPTTAGAAVERWMDSPPHRAIILACRYTHAGVGVAAGDNGPWWAVDLAAPQ; from the coding sequence ATGTATGTCCTTGCGTTGCTGCTGCTCTGCGCGCCGTCGGCCCGGGCCGAACCCCGTGATCCCGGACCGCCGCCCTACCCCGTCGCCGCTGGCGACCCGCAGGACGACATGGCCGACGAGATCAACCAGCGCCGTACCGAAGCGGGATGTCCGCGAATCCGGCTGCGGCACTCGCTCAACCGGGCCGCCCAGGGACACAGCGCCGACATGGCCCGCCATGAGCGGCTCACCCACAGGGGGCACGACGGGAGCCGTCCGGCCGACCGGATGCGCGCGGCCGGCTACCGGCCCGCTTCCAGTGGCGAGGTCCTGGTCGTCGGACCGACCACCGCGGGTGCCGCCGTCGAGAGGTGGATGGACAGCCCCCCGCACCGGGCCATCATCCTCGCCTGCCGCTACACCCACGCGGGCGTCGGTGTGGCGGCAGGTGACAACGGCCCGTGGTGGGCGGTGGATCTGGCCGCACCCCAATGA